The proteins below come from a single Thalassotalea ponticola genomic window:
- a CDS encoding alpha-amylase family glycosyl hydrolase, producing the protein MNKLTGVLLAVTATLGVLGCSQQNDREVAQDIDAQLQHSVATAPISEQLPHYLERDIKDEVFYFVMPDRFYNGDRSNDLGSANKPESYGGFDPSSKGHYHGGDMRGLKQKLPYLQQMGITALWMTPIMRNQAVQGDSSGYHGYWVLDFTEIDPHLGSNQDLIDLIDAAHALNMKVFFDIIANHTADVIKFKECHGENGDQWLHKTPGLCDYKSKAQLANGDAYTVFVPEGKEHLKVPAWLNDPKYYNNQGDSMWHGESALYGDFAGLDDINTEHPDVVTGLIDVFKDIVTEFKPDGFRIDTVKHVNLEFWQQFSPAILAHAKQQGIPQFFMFGEVYDGEPKNLSKFVTEGKLQSILDFAFQGAVYRSLIDNQGSDELAKLFAQDSLYNGEYGDASTLVNFTGNHDMGRFAYMLNAKHPNMTEAEKLARIKLSNALMYFSRGIPVVYYGDEQGFVGDGNDKDARQDMMPSKVASYNDDDLLGTNSTTADDNFDQRHVLYQNLVSLANIYGQHKTLRHGVQQVVYSQSTPGIFALTRTDDQYQYLFVANTANTEQAVDLTMTEQDYQPVVRAEDKTESAGIININLAPLSYAIYRSKR; encoded by the coding sequence ATGAACAAGCTAACAGGCGTTTTACTGGCCGTTACGGCCACCCTTGGTGTGCTTGGTTGCAGTCAACAAAACGATCGAGAAGTGGCGCAAGACATCGATGCTCAACTGCAGCACAGCGTTGCGACAGCACCAATTAGTGAACAGCTACCACACTATTTAGAGCGCGATATTAAAGATGAAGTGTTTTACTTTGTGATGCCCGATCGCTTTTACAATGGCGATCGCAGCAACGATTTAGGCAGTGCTAACAAACCTGAATCTTATGGCGGCTTTGATCCAAGCAGTAAAGGTCATTATCACGGCGGTGATATGCGCGGCTTAAAACAGAAGTTGCCGTATTTGCAACAAATGGGTATTACCGCCCTTTGGATGACGCCAATTATGCGCAACCAAGCGGTACAAGGCGACAGTTCTGGATATCACGGTTATTGGGTACTCGACTTTACCGAAATTGACCCGCATTTAGGCTCTAATCAGGATTTAATTGATCTGATAGACGCGGCACATGCACTTAATATGAAGGTGTTCTTTGACATCATAGCCAACCATACGGCTGATGTGATTAAGTTTAAAGAGTGCCATGGAGAAAACGGTGATCAGTGGTTGCACAAAACACCTGGTTTGTGTGACTACAAGAGTAAAGCGCAACTTGCCAACGGCGATGCATACACCGTGTTTGTTCCCGAGGGCAAAGAGCACTTGAAGGTGCCGGCTTGGTTGAATGACCCCAAATACTACAATAACCAAGGCGATAGTATGTGGCATGGTGAAAGCGCCTTATACGGTGATTTTGCTGGACTCGATGATATCAATACCGAGCACCCTGACGTGGTGACTGGGTTAATTGACGTGTTCAAAGATATTGTCACTGAATTTAAACCCGACGGTTTTCGCATTGATACGGTTAAGCACGTTAATTTAGAATTTTGGCAGCAGTTTTCGCCGGCGATTTTAGCGCATGCTAAGCAACAAGGCATACCGCAGTTTTTCATGTTTGGTGAAGTGTACGACGGCGAACCTAAAAACCTGAGCAAATTTGTCACCGAGGGCAAGCTGCAATCGATTCTTGATTTTGCCTTTCAAGGCGCGGTATACCGCAGCTTAATAGACAATCAAGGCAGTGACGAACTGGCTAAATTGTTTGCCCAAGACAGCTTGTACAACGGTGAGTATGGCGACGCCTCTACGTTAGTCAACTTTACCGGTAACCACGATATGGGACGTTTTGCGTATATGCTTAACGCCAAACACCCGAATATGACTGAAGCTGAAAAATTGGCGCGGATAAAGCTTTCTAATGCGCTGATGTATTTCAGTCGTGGTATTCCGGTTGTCTATTACGGCGATGAGCAAGGCTTTGTCGGCGATGGTAATGACAAAGACGCTCGCCAAGATATGATGCCGTCAAAGGTGGCTAGTTATAACGATGACGACTTACTCGGTACCAATAGCACCACCGCCGATGACAATTTTGATCAGCGCCATGTGTTGTATCAGAACCTAGTGTCGCTGGCCAATATTTATGGCCAACACAAAACCTTGCGCCACGGCGTTCAACAGGTGGTTTATTCGCAATCGACACCCGGCATATTTGCGTTAACTCGCACCGACGACCAGTATCAGTATTTGTTTGTTGCTAATACCGCCAATACCGAGCAAGCCGTTGACTTAACTATGACGGAGCAGGATTATCAGCCCGTTGTTAGGGCTGAGGATAAAACCGAGAGTGCTGGTATTATCAATATCAACTTAGCACCGCTGAGTTACGCCATTTATCGCAGTAAACGATAA
- a CDS encoding Xaa-Pro peptidase family protein, translating into MTRLIFTLVFTLISLVQPVLAIDFTGPSPWPEIRKQRISQLLPTAMQAANVDAWVVICRENDNDPLADHIGGENAGGEASFVFYRSENGVRSVVFSPESESTALQDAGLHDRIIAVKKGDSSIEQAAQFIKQQDFARIAVNNSDNNAQADGLSFSQRMRLHQALGNALTNKLVSSEDLVYQWLSIKLPAEIEIMTEAAKLTAQWQLEAYQQVIPGKTTDADVAAWLKQKMLQHGVTDAWAAEQNPNVNSGVDRGHSHATDKVIMPGDVIQTDFGIRVFDRWVTDIQRFAYVLKPGETTAPNDIASYWQHAISGRDAAFKAMKPGVKGVEVDAAQKQLMVKAKSLPVIWSTGHPVGYVAHDTGPNLGGAHSPSSRPAAQKPLKQGMIFAFDGFHSWYLENGGVKTISVEEMVEITDTGARYLIPVQRELVLIAND; encoded by the coding sequence ATGACGCGACTTATATTTACTTTGGTATTTACCCTTATCTCTCTTGTACAACCGGTTCTCGCCATCGACTTTACAGGCCCATCCCCTTGGCCTGAAATACGTAAACAACGCATCAGTCAATTGCTACCAACAGCCATGCAAGCGGCCAATGTCGACGCATGGGTGGTTATTTGTCGCGAAAATGACAATGATCCACTTGCCGATCACATCGGCGGAGAAAACGCCGGTGGTGAAGCCAGCTTTGTTTTCTATCGCAGCGAAAACGGCGTGCGTTCAGTGGTATTTTCCCCCGAAAGTGAGTCAACCGCCCTGCAAGACGCAGGGCTTCACGATCGCATAATAGCGGTGAAAAAAGGCGACTCTAGCATTGAGCAAGCGGCGCAATTTATTAAGCAGCAGGATTTTGCTCGTATCGCGGTCAATAACTCCGATAACAACGCACAAGCCGATGGGCTCAGTTTTAGTCAGCGGATGCGCTTGCATCAGGCACTTGGCAATGCCCTCACCAACAAGTTGGTCTCTTCAGAAGACTTGGTCTACCAATGGTTATCGATCAAGCTACCTGCTGAGATCGAGATTATGACCGAGGCAGCTAAACTTACCGCACAATGGCAATTAGAGGCTTACCAACAAGTTATCCCAGGTAAAACCACGGATGCCGATGTTGCCGCATGGCTTAAGCAGAAAATGCTACAACACGGGGTCACTGATGCTTGGGCCGCTGAGCAAAATCCAAACGTTAATTCGGGTGTCGATCGCGGCCACTCTCATGCCACTGACAAGGTGATCATGCCAGGAGATGTTATTCAAACCGATTTCGGTATTCGCGTATTTGATCGCTGGGTAACTGATATCCAGCGTTTTGCCTATGTTTTAAAGCCCGGCGAAACAACGGCGCCAAATGACATTGCAAGCTACTGGCAACATGCGATATCGGGTCGAGACGCTGCATTTAAAGCGATGAAACCGGGCGTTAAAGGTGTTGAGGTTGATGCGGCGCAAAAGCAGTTAATGGTTAAAGCCAAGTCGCTACCCGTCATTTGGAGCACCGGTCATCCCGTAGGTTATGTCGCCCACGATACAGGACCCAATCTAGGAGGCGCACACAGTCCGTCATCGCGTCCTGCAGCACAAAAACCATTGAAACAAGGGATGATATTTGCGTTTGATGGGTTTCACAGTTGGTACTTAGAAAATGGCGGTGTTAAGACCATTTCGGTAGAAGAGATGGTCGAGATCACCGACACTGGTGCCAGATACCTGATCCCTGTCCAACGAGAATTGGTGTTAATAGCAAACGATTAA